DNA from Eucalyptus grandis isolate ANBG69807.140 chromosome 5, ASM1654582v1, whole genome shotgun sequence:
CCATTCATTAAGAGGAAGTTTGATTAACGCAAACATTCACGAGAATCGAAAACCGAACAAATGAGAATCGATTCTGATCAAGTAATGTTTGAACATATAGAGAGAAACTCAATCCGGTTTCTGGCAATCGATTCATTATTGTGGTTTCACGAAGATAGAGAGAATAGATTTGCTATTTAATTATTCAAGGGGGGGACATTTTCAGCGACAATCGATCATATTCCTTCggattttcgacaaaaaaaaagaatcatattcCTTCGGACCGAAACCGTCGCAGATTAAATGTCTCTTTCTTGGCCCCTGGTTGGCCCCCACGAGCAACAAATAGCTTACCAATAACGATCTAACAAGATACTTGgcttagtaaaaaaaaattaaaaaaaaaatctcataagaTACTGGCTTGGTCAAAAATAGTTCACACGCGTTCGACGTTAAATGGACGGCCTGGCCTGTGTATTAGAAATTGGCTACTTGCTCGAATTTTCGCACATGGCAAGACTTCatgaaatttggaaaaaaatgttcaaaaaagCCTAAACCTATCAtaatttggccaattgagtcctGCACTTTCCGATTTTGCTAAAtgaatcataaactttttactttttcccaatcaattccatttgataaattttagccGAAAATTGTTGACGCTGATGTTAACCTTCCCATGTGACATGAAAGAaatgacgtggataatttttatagaactttaaaaattctaagtttttataatattttttctttttttttttctctttttttctttcgttattttcctctttttttttttaccacgtccgGCAAGGGCCTACTTAGATATCGCATTAAGTTCAATTGCATAATCTCTCTACATAGGGAACATTACaataaaagtcttaaatctattgtgtTGGTATTAATtcatttctaaacattttaatttgactaattttgtccttaactttttcatgttgGTACCATTTGAgtttatttggccaatttagactagaaattgttgatgtaaatactaATCACATGGCACAGTTGGTTATgacataaactttttttaataatttcttagtattttttttaatgttttccttttttactttcccttctctttccacTCGTGGCCGGCATAGGTGATGGTGGCTAGAGAGGTCGCCCTCACCAGATGTCACGATGAGGAATACCTATTTGCTCCAAGAAAGTGAGCCTTTTGCCTATTctctcagcttcttcttcttcttcatctgaccccctctctctcttccttttccttcgaTTGATTATCAAGACTCAGCTcgaaatttcttcctttctttagttgctctttttttttttaaggttgcATTTGACTGGTTTAACGTTCGTGTGATTTGAGTTTTGGTCGGTTTTGAGATTGGTCTGTTTGTttgcttaaattttttgttgtaATTTATAATATGGGAGGTTCGAGctgatcgtttttttttttaactgtcgTGCAGGTTCTCATGAGTTGAGTTCATGTGGGATTGCGTCTTGCCGTCAGGCGTCTcgatggaaagaaaaggaaaaacaaaagaaggaaaaaaaatcaaaagaattatTAACAAATCATAAGAAAAATCAACGTTAGCACTGACCATATCACGTGAGACTGCCAACATCTACATTAGCAATTTATGACCTAAATTAACCGGATGAACTCAATTAgtattaatataaataagattttaagtctaaattgatccaattaaaagattccgaattgaattgatactaatgtaatagatttataatttttttttatatttttctctctttacatattataatgatgcatgatcaaACGCTATTAAGCTAGTGATCAACAATTAGGTTTCTCATAATCAAAACATGCATCGGCCATTTTTACTTCATAGTATGCACTAGAATGACAATTGAAGGCAAAATAAACTTTGGGaagatcaaaatcaaaatttcgcGCTGCTAAATGTTAAACATCAGACTAATATAGGAGAAAGGAAAGGGTAGTTCTGGTGCTAGAGGAACGTTGTCATAACGTACATAGCAAAACGGAGTCCGACCATTACTTGAACAAGGAGGATACCTTTCGAAAAGCTCTATCTAATTTCTAAGTCTGGATTCACAGGAGTCAAGAGAACTTGCTCATCATGTAAGAATTCATCATTTCGACAGAGCAAAGAGATATGATAATCTTAAAAGAAGGCACGAGATTCGTGTCGAAGATGAgcaaaacgaaaaaaataacatgaagCTTCAACCTCATCCTCACTACGACAAAACCTTAATTGAGGAAATATCTTCAATGGAAGGGAAGCAAGGCGTGCGTCCAATTGGCACGTTTTGAAATCCATTGCCAAAGTAGGATTAATGACAAAGCTGTCCATCATAACCACAAGTTGGCTCTTTTTCTGGCCCCTAACATTATTCTAGGGAAGCCTGCCAAACATCATAGGTACCCGGAAAACCAGAATACTTCCCAATTTGGACAACCTAATCCAAAAGGCATAACATAATTTTCACATCGAGGACTTGTTTCGTCCACGAGCCATGAAAAACATACTCGGACATTTAGTAaattggcatattttcttcctttcgaAGCGTTACACcgacatgaaaaatatgataaaaatccTTAATATAGACGGACCAACTAATTACAACCCTCTGTACCGATAGATTGTACCCTTTGCATCCTAGATATACTCGACACCATATATACGAAGATTCCTGCACAATCCCAGCATGCGATGCATCGCATAAGGAAAACGAGAGTTACCAATCTATGACCCTATAAATTATCCTACACTCGATTGAATTTCCCCCGTACGTCAGCATTACCATACCTCGAATTGAGGTCTACGGTGTTGCGTGATTAGGTTCGTAACTTCGCCGGACCACCCGTCTTCTGCTCCAAAGAAGCCACCTTCAAGAAATATTCGTTCTGTGAGAAAAGCAAAACCACCCAACACCTCCGAATTGCAGGTCAGTTGGTCTCCTTAACGAGACAAAGCTAAAGCAAATTCCATACAAAGTGGATGGAACAGATAatacatgagagagagagagagagagagagagagagagagagagagagagaggcaaccTTGAAGGCAGAAATAGCCAGGCGAGCATGTCATTTCTGCAAGGAAGATAACTCACGGATCTTAATTCTAATCCAACACCAACCAAAAGATGCAGAtgacaaaatgaaaagggaaataaaaacCAATTGACACTCCCACAAAGTTGTGAAATGCGTGCGAACGTATCCATACGTAGGCACTGGAGTCGCGAAATGCATACGTACACATACGGCCGTATCTATATGTAGGCACCTGACCAAGATGCGCACAGCGCAcctcgcgagagagagagagagagagagagagagagagagagggagagagaacctTCGCCGGTGAATCGAGCATTCGGTAAGCATCGGCCGTGATTCCCACCAACCAAAGGCCAGGGAAGACGCTCTGCAAGAACCAAACCAGACACGAATGAAACAGTGCAAACGTATTCTCCTAAAGAAATTCACGGCTCAGCAACGCATAAGAACCACAAAACGACGCGATTGAAGATCCTCCGTACATCGAGCTGTTTCTGTACATTCCGGGGTCGCTTCCGCGGCCTCCGAGCAGGCCTTGACCCGGTCATCGCGAAAATGTCCTCCTCAATCTCCTCCTTCGACAGCGACACCCACAGCCTCCTCTtcccctcctccgcctcctccttcctctcgccgCTGGCCGCCTCCGCGAAACCTCGCAGCCGCGCCGATTTCGGCGGCGGATTCGCATTCTCCTTCTTCTCGCCCTGCTGGACCGAAGGATTAACCGCCGGAAACACTTCTCCGTTCCTCGGGTTACCGTTGTTCGCTCCTCTTCTCGGCCTCAGGTTCCACGGCCTCTGCACGGCCTCCTCCGCCTCGGCTTCTTCGTTGTCGTCGCCGCTGCCCTTGCCGTTGTTGCCGCCGCTCCCGTGATCGGCGCCGGCGATGTTGATTTTGAACGTCTCCCCTCCCCTCTAGAGCCCGACGCCTGTTTCGGCAGCCTATCGAGGACCGACGAGGAGGAGGCGGGCGCGGAGCAGTAGCCGAGGGTGCGA
Protein-coding regions in this window:
- the LOC104443663 gene encoding uncharacterized protein LOC104443663, encoding MATAPVKSQPLHNFSMPTFLRWGSATASHRQHRRPSPSGDSPPPPPPDDCGTQSRPPALGSRSGRTLGYCSAPASSSSRGGETFKINIAGADHGSGGNNGKGSGDDNEEAEAEEAVQRPWNLRPRRGANNGNPRNGEVFPAVNPSVQQGEKKENANPPPKSARLRGFAEAASGERKEEAEEGKRRLWVSLSKEEIEEDIFAMTGSRPARRPRKRPRNVQKQLDSVFPGLWLVGITADAYRMLDSPAKK